The Juglans regia cultivar Chandler chromosome 2, Walnut 2.0, whole genome shotgun sequence genome includes a window with the following:
- the LOC108999254 gene encoding hydroxyproline O-galactosyltransferase GALT6, whose amino-acid sequence MKRGKFEKYDMFVSLSRQRSIQILIGAGLLYMLLVSLEIPFVFRTGFGVVSQEALSRPFRLESEEDLEERGAPTRPNKLISLNSLQPTQSRPIEYRMLSGLAFDQKTFKSGRGDAASALYKSAVVAWEVGKTIWAEIESGKAKVIVENIQNRSVEQCPHSVSLSGSDLLTRKQVMVLPCGLTLGSHVTLVGKPRPAHAEHEPKIALVKDEEDVVMVSQFMVELQGLKVVEGEDPPRVLHFNPRLKGDWSGRPVIELNTCYRMQWGSALRCEGWKSKAEEETVDGQVKCEKWIRDDDGRSEESKATWWLNRLIGRTKKVTVDWPYPFAEGKLFVLTLTAGLEGYHVNVDGRHVISFPYRTGFTLEDATGLSVMGDVDIHSVFAASLPSSHPSFSPQRHLEFSNRWKAPPLPDGDVELFIGILSAGNHFAERMAVRKSWMQHKLIKSSTVVARFFVALNGRKEVNVELKKEAEFFGDIVIVPYMDNYDLVVLKTVAICEYGVRTVSAKYIMKCDDDTFVRVDAVFNEAKKVPKGRSLYIGNINYYHKPLRYGKWAVTYEEWPEEDYPPYANGPGYILSSDIAHFIVSEFERHKLRMFKMEDVSMGMWVEQFNSTKSVVYVHSLKFCQFGCIEDYYTAHYQSPRQITCMWAKLQTQGRPRCCDMR is encoded by the exons ATGAAGAGGGGAAAATTCGAAAAGTACGACATGTTCGTGTCTCTGAGCAGGCAGAGATCGATTCAGATTCTGATCGGAGCGGGGCTTTTGTATATGCTTCTGGTGTCCCTTGAAATCCCATTCGTTTTCAGAACTGGGTTCGGTGTTGTGTCCCAGGAAGCTCTCTCCCGGCCCTTTCGGCTTGAGTCCGAGGAGGACTTGGAAGAACGAGGAGCGCCTACTCGCCCCAACAAACTCATATCCCTTAACTCACTCCAGCCGACTCAGTCTCGACCCATCGAGTACAGGATGTTATCTGGATTGGCGTTCGATCAGAAGACTTTCAAGTCGGGTCGCGGGGACGCGGCTTCAGCGCTTTACAAGTCGGCGGTGGTGGCATGGGAAGTGGGGAAAACGATCTGGGCAGAGATTGAATCAGGAAAGGCTAAAGTTATCGTCGAAAATATCCAGAACCGGTCGGTGGAGCAGTGCCCCCATTCGGTTTCGCTATCCGGGTCGGATTTATTGACGCGGAAGCAAGTCATGGTGCTACCCTGCGGGCTCACATTGGGATCGCACGTGACTTTGGTTGGAAAGCCGAGGCCGGCACATGCTGAACACGAGCCCAAGATCGCGCTGGTGAAGGACGAGGAGGACGTGGTGATGGTGTCGCAGTTTATGGTGGAGTTGCAGGGCTTGAAGGTTGTTGAGGGCGAGGACCCACCCAGAGTTTTGCATTTCAATCCGAGGTTGAAAGGGGACTGGAGCGGAAGGCCCGTGATTGAGCTCAATACTTGCTATAGGATGCAGTGGGGCTCGGCGTTAAGGTGCGAGGGGTGGAAGTCTAAGGCTGAAGAAGAAACCG TTGATGGTCAGGTGAAGTGTGAAAAGTGGATTCGAGATGATGATGGAAGATCAGAGGAGTCTAAGGCAACATGGTGGTTGAATCGGCTAATAGGCCGAACAAAAAAGGTTACTGTTGACTGGCCATACCCATTTGCAGAGGGCAAGCTATTTGTTCTAACTCTTACTGCTGGATTAGAGGGGTATCATGTTAATGTTGACGGGAGGCATGTCATCTCTTTTCCATATCGCACT GGATTTACTCTGGAGGATGCCACTGGGCTATCAGTGATGGGGGATGTTGATATCCACTCAGTATTTGCTGCCTCTTTACCTAGTTCACATCCTAGTTTTTCTCCACAACGACATCTTGAGTTTTCAAACAGATGGAAGGCTCCACCACTTCCAGATGGGGATGTGGAGCTTTTCATTGGTATTCTTTCAGCTGGCAACCACTTTGCCGAACGGATGGCTGTAAGGAAGTCCTGGATGCAGCATAAGCTTATCAAATCTTCAACAGTGGTAGCTCGTTTCTTTGTAGCACTG AATGGAAGAAAAGAAGTGAATGTTGAATTGAAGAAAGAAGCAGAGTTCTTTGGAGATATTGTTATTGTCCCTTACATGGACAATTATGATCTCGTAGTGTTGAAAACTGTTGCCATCTGTGAATATGGG GTTCGCACAGTATCTGCGAAGTATATCATGAAGTGTGATGATGACACATTTGTGAGAGTAGATGCAGTTTTTAATGAAGCAAAGAAAGTGCCCAAGGGTAGGAGCTTGTACATTGGAAACATAAATTACTACCATAAGCCCTTGCGCTATGGTAAATGGGCGGTAACATATGAG GAGTGGCCAGAAGAAGATTATCCACCATATGCAAATGGACCAGGCTATATTTTGTCATCTGACATTGCACACTTCATTGTATCAGAGTTTGAAAGACATAAATTAAGG ATGTTTAAAATGGAAGATGTGAGTATGGGAATGTGGGTGGAGCAATTCAACAGCACGAAATCGGTTGTGTATGTGCATAGCTTGAAGTTCTGCCAGTTTGGGTGCATAGAAGATTATTATACAGCCCATTACCAGTCCCCAAGGCAGATAACGTGCATGTGGGCCAAATTGCAAACACAGGGAAGGCCTCGCTGCTGCGACATGAGATGA
- the LOC108999269 gene encoding AAA-ATPase ASD, mitochondrial-like, giving the protein MKKPTMLPATMSEMWATMGSTLASFMFLWAIIRQYCPYELRRFFEKYTHQLTGYFYPYIRISFHEFTGDRLKCSEAYAAVEAYLSTNSSKSAKRLKAEMGKDSSNLVLSMDEYERVTDEFHGVKVWWVSSKVASTPTRSMSYYPEQEKRLYKLTFHRKYRQTITESYLEHVVREGKEIRVRNRQRKLYTNSPGYKWPSYKQTMWSHIVFEHPATFETMAMEPEKKQEIIEDLLTFSKSKDFYKKIGKAWKRGYLLYGPPGTGKSTMIAAMANLLNYDVYDLELTAVKENTELRKLLIETTSKSIIVIEDIDCSLDLTGQRKKKAEKSSDDEIERLNKEIAKREGKEEGASSSKVTLSGLLNFIDGLWSACGGERLVVFTTNYVEKLDPALIRRGRMDKHIELSYCSFEGFKVLAKNYLDVEMHPMFEAIKRLMEKTKITPADVAENLMPKSPRDDAEKCLSSLIQALEEANEEAEKKINDEDLGENDPTIEDSVLSQVDKETEKSS; this is encoded by the coding sequence ATGAAAAAACCCACAATGTTGCCGGCAACCATGTCCGAGATGTGGGCAACAATGGGCTCTACCTTAGCCAGCTTCATGTTCTTGTGGGCAATCATTCGCCAATACTGTCCTTACGAGCTTCGCCGTTTCTTTGAAAAGTATACGCACCAACTCACGGGCTATTTCTATCCCTACATTCGGATTTCCTTCCACGAGTTCACAGGAGATCGGCTCAAGTGCAGCGAAGCTTATGCCGCTGTTGAGGCTTACCTCAGCACCAACTCTTCAAAGAGCGCTAAAAGACTCAAAGCTGAGATGGGCAAAGACAGCAGCAACCTGGTTTTGAGCATGGATGAGTACGAGAGAGTGACGGACGAGTTTCATGGCGTAAAAGTTTGGTGGGTGTCGAGCAAAGTTGCGTCGACGCCGACACGGTCCATGTCGTACTATCCCGAGCAGGAGAAGAGGCTGTACAAGCTCACGTTTCATCGGAAGTACCGACAGACGATCACGGAGTCGTACTTGGAGCACGTTGTGAGGGAAGGGAAGGAGATTAGGGTGAGAAACAGGCAGAGGAAGCTCTACACGAATAGTCCTGGCTACAAGTGGCCGAGCTACAAGCAGACGATGTGGAGTCACATCGTGTTTGAGCATCCGGCAACTTTTGAAACAATGGCGATGGAGCCGGAGAAGAAGCAGGAGATCATTGAAGATTTGCTGACTTTCAGCAAGAGCAAGGACTTCTATAAAAAGATCGGGAAGGCGTGGAAAAGGGGTTATCTTCTTTATGGGCCGCCGGGGACGGGGAAGTCGACGATGATTGCAGCAATGGCGAATTTGTTGAACTACGATGTTTATGATCTCGAGCTCACAGCAGTGAAGGAGAACACGGAGCTGAGGAAGCTTTTGATCGAGACAACGAGTAAGTCCATCATTGTGATTGAGGACATTGATTGTTCGCTTGATCTTACTGgtcagaggaagaagaaagcagAGAAATCTTCTGATGATGAGATTGAGAGGTTGAACAAGGAGATTGCTAAGAGAGAAGGGAAGGAAGAGGGGGCAAGCAGCAGTAAAGTCACTCTTTCTGGGCTGCTGAATTTCATTGATGGACTCTGGTCTGCTTGTGGGGGAGAAAGGCTTGTTGTTTTTACTACAAATTATGTGGAGAAACTGGATCCAGCACTCATAAGGAGAGGTAGAATGGACAAGCATATTGAGCTGTCTTACTGCAGTTTTGAGGGGTTTAAGGTTCTTGCAAAGAATTACCTGGATGTTGAAATGCATCCCATGTTTGAGGCTATTAAGAGATtgatggagaagacgaagatcACACCTGCTGATGTTGCGGAGAATCTTATGCCCAAGTCCCCAAGGGATGATGCAGAGAAATGTCTGTCGAGCTTAATACAGGCTCTTGAGGAAGCGAATGAAGAAGCAGAAAAGAAGATTAATGATGAAGATTTGGGAGAGAACGATCCAACCATAGAAGACTCTGTTCTGTCTCAGGTTGACAAAGAAACTGAAAAATCATCCTGA
- the LOC108999288 gene encoding AAA-ATPase ASD, mitochondrial-like encodes MLPKTMTEMWATVGSSIANIMFVWTIFQQYCPYNLRQFFDKYTSIITGYFNPYIQISFPEGSDDIWSKRSKAYATVETYLSAKASDKAKRLKAELGRDSSKLVLSMDVHQRVTDEFRGVKIWWASNRVFISTRSLYFPEQEKMSYSLTFHKKYRAMITESYLEHVMKEGTQIGIKNRQRKLYTNCPTEKWPSYKQRSWSSVVFEHPATFETMGMDPEKKQEIVDDLLNFSKSKDFYAKIGKAWKRGYLLYGPPGTGKSTMIAAMANLLDYDVYDLELTAVKDNTELRKLLIETTSKSMIVIEDIDCSLDLTGQRKKKKNKSSEDDDQSAIPIKDFQEEEKSNKVTLSGLLNFVDGLWFACGGERLIIFTTNYLEKLDPALIRRGRMDKHIELSYCSFEAFKVLAKKYLDLEIHQKFDTIQRLMGETKITPADVAENLMPKSSSDDADKCLSNLIQALEQSKEEAAKKKAEEEEESKKKDEDLKVKEEEAAKKKDEESKVKEEEEAKKKDGDLKVRE; translated from the coding sequence ATGTTGCCGAAAACCATGACCGAGATGTGGGCAACCGTGGGCTCCAGCATAGCCAACATCATGTTTGTGTGGACAATCTTTCAACAATATTGCCCTTACAACCTTCGCCAATTCTTTGATAAATATACAAGCATAATCACCGGCTACTTTAATCCCTACattcagatttcttttcctGAGGGCTCAGACGATATTTGGTCCAAGCGTAGTAAAGCCTATGCAACTGTTGAGACATATCTAAGCGCCAAAGCTTCCGACAAAGCTAAACGACTCAAAGCTGAGTTGGGGAGAGATAGCAGCAAGCTGGTGTTGAGTATGGATGTGCATCAGAGAGTTACCGATGAGTTTCGTGGCGTTAAGATTTGGTGGGCATCAAACAGAGTTTTCATATCAACAAGATCTTTATATTTTCCGGAGCAGGAAAAGATGTCCTACAGTCTCACGTTTCATAAGAAGTACCGAGCCATGATCACTGAGTCATATCTAGAGCATGTTATGAAGGAAGGGACGCAAATTGGAATAAAGAATCGGCAGAGGAAGCTCTACACGAATTGTCCTACTGAAAAGTGGCCAAGCTACAAGCAGAGATCGTGGAGCAGCGTCGTTTTTGAGCATCCAGCTACCTTTGAAACAATGGGTATGGATCCAGAGAAGAAGCAGGAGATTGTTGATGATTTGTTGAATTTCAGTAAGAGTAAGGACTTCTATGCAAAGATTGGGAAAGCATGGAAAAGGGGTTATCTTCTCTATGGCCCTCCTGGGACAGGGAAGTCAACGATGATTGCTGCAATGGCAAACCTGTTGGACTATGATGTCTACGATCTTGAGCTTACAGCAGTGAAGGACAACACCGAGTTGAGGAAGCTTTTGATCGAGACTACTAGTAAGTCTATGATCGTGATCGAGGACATTGACTGCTCACTCGATCTTACTGgtcagaggaagaagaaaaaaaataaatcttcagAGGATGATGATCAGAGTGCGATTCCCATTAAAGATTTTCAGGAAGAGGAGAAAAGCAACAAAGTCACACTTTCAGGGCTGTTGAATTTCGTCGATGGACTGTGGTTTGCTTGTGGGGGAGAGAGGCTGATTATTTTTACTACAAACTATTTGGAGAAGCTGGATCCGGCACTTATAAGGAGAGGTAGAATGGACAAGCATATTGAGCTCTCTTACTGCAGTTTTGAGGCATTCAAGGTGCTTGCAAAGAAGTACCTGGATCTTGAAATCCATCAGAAGTTTGACACAATACAGAGGTTGATGGGGGAGACCAAGATCACACCTGCTGATGTTGCAGAGAACCTTATGCCAAAGTCCTCATCTGATGATGCAGATAAATGCCTATCGAACTTGATACAGGCTCTTGAGCAATCGAAGGAAGAAGCAGCAAAGAAGAAAgctgaagaggaagaagaatcaaagaaaaaagatgaagacTTGAAGGTGAAAGAGGAAGAAGCAGCAAAGAAGAAAGATGAAGAGTCGAAGgtgaaagaggaagaagaagcaaagaagaaagatggaGATCTGAAAGTGAGAGAATGA